In Apus apus isolate bApuApu2 chromosome 27, bApuApu2.pri.cur, whole genome shotgun sequence, the following proteins share a genomic window:
- the GABPB2 gene encoding GA-binding protein subunit beta-2 isoform X2 — translation MSLVDLGKRLLEAARQGEDDEVRKLMARGAPFTTDWLGTSPLHLAAQHGHYSTAEVLLRAGVSRDARTKVDRTPLHMAAADGHAQVVELLIRSGADVNAKDMLKMTALHWATEHNHRDVVELLIKYGADVNAFSKFDKSAFDIALDKNNPETLVMLQEAMQNQVSSHPEGTDSVTNTVTLTSPLILGPGEILSLAGLVSSANTKTTSGDSGQFSDATTSVLATLAALAGASAPRRADTGKAEDVEAADPVGSALQQVVGGGSGGQRVITIVTEGLPLGSLQTALPPSSLGQPLILTVQEGQQVLTVPAGQVAEETLAEDGGDTEEEEEPLAKKQRVEQNVDESKEDEVDTPAGDFAIVGEVWPAGPGRGFCLSALGSSDREVQQLQEVNREAQGFRRQLQQEEQEAEQHQLQLVALEGEQHNGTEETVLEEVAEVDSLVVTSEDIQESVLSMLETEQPTDIAVETVTS, via the exons ATGTCCTTGGTGGATCTAGGGAAGaggctgctggaagcagctcGGCAAGGGGAAGATGACGAAGTGCGGAAGCTGATGGCGCGCGGGGCGCCCTTCACCACCGACTGG CTGGGGACCTCCCCTCTTCACCTGGCAGCCCAGCACGGGCACTACTCGACGGCCGAGGTGCTGCTGCGCGCCGGGGTGAGCCGGGACGCCCGCACCAAGGTGGATCGGACCCCGCTGCACATGGCGGCGGCCGACGGGCACGCCCAGGTGGTGGAGCTGCTCATCAGG AGTGGGGCTGATGTGAATGCCAAGGACATGCTGAAGATGACAGCTCTGCACTGGGCCACGGAGCACAACCACCGCGACGTCGTGGAGCTGCTCATCAAGTATGGAGCTGATGTCAACGCCTTCAGCAAGTTTGATAAGTCAGCTTTTGATATTGCTTTGGACAAGAACAATCCAGAGACTCTGGTGATGCTGCAG GAGGCGATGCAGAACCAGGTCAGCTCTCACCCAGAGGGAACAGACTCTGTCACCAACACTGTCACTCTCACCTCACCACTTATTCTTGGACCAGGGGAAATTCTCAGCCTCGCTGGTCTTGTGTCTTcagcaaacaccaaaacaacctCGG GTGACTCTGGGCAGTTTTCCGACGCGACCACCTCGGTGCTGGCCACCCTGGCTGCCCTGGCCGGGGCctccgcgccgcgccgcgccgaCACAG GCAAAGCAGAGGACGTGGAGGCAGCAGATCCTGTCggctctgccctgcagcaggtggTGGGTGGTGGCAGTGGGGGACAACGTGTCATCACCATTGTCACCGAGGGGcttcccctgggcagcctgcaaACAGccctcccccccagcagcctgggccagCCCCTCATCCTCACCGTGCAGGAGGGGCAGCAAG ttttaactgTACCTGCTGGTCAGGTGGCAGAGGAGACACTTGCTGAAGATGGAGGTGacactgaggaggaagaagagccACTGGCCAAGAAACAAAGAGTGGAACAAAATGTAGATGAGTCGAAGGAAGATGAGGTAGATACTCCTGCTGGTGACTTTGCCATTGTGggagaagtgtggccagcagggccagggaggggattctgcctctctgctctg ggcagctcGGACAGGGaagtgcagcagctgcaggaggtgaaCCGGGAGGCTCAGGGATTCcgcaggcagctccagcaggaggagcaggaggcagagcagcaccagctgcagctggtggcccTGGAGGGGGAGCAGCACAACGGGACAGAGGAGACAGTGCTCGAAGAGGTTGCCGAGGTTGACTCACTGGTGGTAACCTCAGAAGACATCCAGGAATCCGTGCTCTCCATGCTGGAAACGGAGCAGCCGACGGATATCGCCGTGGAAACTGTAACTTCCTAA
- the GABPB2 gene encoding GA-binding protein subunit beta-2 isoform X5: MSLVDLGKRLLEAARQGEDDEVRKLMARGAPFTTDWLGTSPLHLAAQHGHYSTAEVLLRAGVSRDARTKVDRTPLHMAAADGHAQVVELLIRSGADVNAKDMLKMTALHWATEHNHRDVVELLIKYGADVNAFSKFDKSAFDIALDKNNPETLVMLQEAMQNQVSSHPEGTDSVTNTVTLTSPLILGPGEILSLAGLVSSANTKTTSGKAEDVEAADPVGSALQQVVGGGSGGQRVITIVTEGLPLGSLQTALPPSSLGQPLILTVQEGQQVLTVPAGQVAEETLAEDGGDTEEEEEPLAKKQRVEQNVDESKEDEGSSDREVQQLQEVNREAQGFRRQLQQEEQEAEQHQLQLVALEGEQHNGTEETVLEEVAEVDSLVVTSEDIQESVLSMLETEQPTDIAVETVTS; this comes from the exons ATGTCCTTGGTGGATCTAGGGAAGaggctgctggaagcagctcGGCAAGGGGAAGATGACGAAGTGCGGAAGCTGATGGCGCGCGGGGCGCCCTTCACCACCGACTGG CTGGGGACCTCCCCTCTTCACCTGGCAGCCCAGCACGGGCACTACTCGACGGCCGAGGTGCTGCTGCGCGCCGGGGTGAGCCGGGACGCCCGCACCAAGGTGGATCGGACCCCGCTGCACATGGCGGCGGCCGACGGGCACGCCCAGGTGGTGGAGCTGCTCATCAGG AGTGGGGCTGATGTGAATGCCAAGGACATGCTGAAGATGACAGCTCTGCACTGGGCCACGGAGCACAACCACCGCGACGTCGTGGAGCTGCTCATCAAGTATGGAGCTGATGTCAACGCCTTCAGCAAGTTTGATAAGTCAGCTTTTGATATTGCTTTGGACAAGAACAATCCAGAGACTCTGGTGATGCTGCAG GAGGCGATGCAGAACCAGGTCAGCTCTCACCCAGAGGGAACAGACTCTGTCACCAACACTGTCACTCTCACCTCACCACTTATTCTTGGACCAGGGGAAATTCTCAGCCTCGCTGGTCTTGTGTCTTcagcaaacaccaaaacaacctCGG GCAAAGCAGAGGACGTGGAGGCAGCAGATCCTGTCggctctgccctgcagcaggtggTGGGTGGTGGCAGTGGGGGACAACGTGTCATCACCATTGTCACCGAGGGGcttcccctgggcagcctgcaaACAGccctcccccccagcagcctgggccagCCCCTCATCCTCACCGTGCAGGAGGGGCAGCAAG ttttaactgTACCTGCTGGTCAGGTGGCAGAGGAGACACTTGCTGAAGATGGAGGTGacactgaggaggaagaagagccACTGGCCAAGAAACAAAGAGTGGAACAAAATGTAGATGAGTCGAAGGAAGATGAG ggcagctcGGACAGGGaagtgcagcagctgcaggaggtgaaCCGGGAGGCTCAGGGATTCcgcaggcagctccagcaggaggagcaggaggcagagcagcaccagctgcagctggtggcccTGGAGGGGGAGCAGCACAACGGGACAGAGGAGACAGTGCTCGAAGAGGTTGCCGAGGTTGACTCACTGGTGGTAACCTCAGAAGACATCCAGGAATCCGTGCTCTCCATGCTGGAAACGGAGCAGCCGACGGATATCGCCGTGGAAACTGTAACTTCCTAA
- the GABPB2 gene encoding GA-binding protein subunit beta-2 isoform X4, translating to MSLVDLGKRLLEAARQGEDDEVRKLMARGAPFTTDWLGTSPLHLAAQHGHYSTAEVLLRAGVSRDARTKVDRTPLHMAAADGHAQVVELLIRSGADVNAKDMLKMTALHWATEHNHRDVVELLIKYGADVNAFSKFDKSAFDIALDKNNPETLVMLQEAMQNQVSSHPEGTDSVTNTVTLTSPLILGPGEILSLAGLVSSANTKTTSGKAEDVEAADPVGSALQQVVGGGSGGQRVITIVTEGLPLGSLQTALPPSSLGQPLILTVQEGQQVLTVPAGQVAEETLAEDGGDTEEEEEPLAKKQRVEQNVDESKEDEVDTPAGDFAIVGEVWPAGPGRGFCLSALGSSDREVQQLQEVNREAQGFRRQLQQEEQEAEQHQLQLVALEGEQHNGTEETVLEEVAEVDSLVVTSEDIQESVLSMLETEQPTDIAVETVTS from the exons ATGTCCTTGGTGGATCTAGGGAAGaggctgctggaagcagctcGGCAAGGGGAAGATGACGAAGTGCGGAAGCTGATGGCGCGCGGGGCGCCCTTCACCACCGACTGG CTGGGGACCTCCCCTCTTCACCTGGCAGCCCAGCACGGGCACTACTCGACGGCCGAGGTGCTGCTGCGCGCCGGGGTGAGCCGGGACGCCCGCACCAAGGTGGATCGGACCCCGCTGCACATGGCGGCGGCCGACGGGCACGCCCAGGTGGTGGAGCTGCTCATCAGG AGTGGGGCTGATGTGAATGCCAAGGACATGCTGAAGATGACAGCTCTGCACTGGGCCACGGAGCACAACCACCGCGACGTCGTGGAGCTGCTCATCAAGTATGGAGCTGATGTCAACGCCTTCAGCAAGTTTGATAAGTCAGCTTTTGATATTGCTTTGGACAAGAACAATCCAGAGACTCTGGTGATGCTGCAG GAGGCGATGCAGAACCAGGTCAGCTCTCACCCAGAGGGAACAGACTCTGTCACCAACACTGTCACTCTCACCTCACCACTTATTCTTGGACCAGGGGAAATTCTCAGCCTCGCTGGTCTTGTGTCTTcagcaaacaccaaaacaacctCGG GCAAAGCAGAGGACGTGGAGGCAGCAGATCCTGTCggctctgccctgcagcaggtggTGGGTGGTGGCAGTGGGGGACAACGTGTCATCACCATTGTCACCGAGGGGcttcccctgggcagcctgcaaACAGccctcccccccagcagcctgggccagCCCCTCATCCTCACCGTGCAGGAGGGGCAGCAAG ttttaactgTACCTGCTGGTCAGGTGGCAGAGGAGACACTTGCTGAAGATGGAGGTGacactgaggaggaagaagagccACTGGCCAAGAAACAAAGAGTGGAACAAAATGTAGATGAGTCGAAGGAAGATGAGGTAGATACTCCTGCTGGTGACTTTGCCATTGTGggagaagtgtggccagcagggccagggaggggattctgcctctctgctctg ggcagctcGGACAGGGaagtgcagcagctgcaggaggtgaaCCGGGAGGCTCAGGGATTCcgcaggcagctccagcaggaggagcaggaggcagagcagcaccagctgcagctggtggcccTGGAGGGGGAGCAGCACAACGGGACAGAGGAGACAGTGCTCGAAGAGGTTGCCGAGGTTGACTCACTGGTGGTAACCTCAGAAGACATCCAGGAATCCGTGCTCTCCATGCTGGAAACGGAGCAGCCGACGGATATCGCCGTGGAAACTGTAACTTCCTAA
- the GABPB2 gene encoding GA-binding protein subunit beta-2 isoform X3, which yields MSLVDLGKRLLEAARQGEDDEVRKLMARGAPFTTDWLGTSPLHLAAQHGHYSTAEVLLRAGVSRDARTKVDRTPLHMAAADGHAQVVELLIRSGADVNAKDMLKMTALHWATEHNHRDVVELLIKYGADVNAFSKFDKSAFDIALDKNNPETLVMLQEAMQNQVSSHPEGTDSVTNTVTLTSPLILGPGEILSLAGLVSSANTKTTSAGDSGQFSDATTSVLATLAALAGASAPRRADTGKAEDVEAADPVGSALQQVVGGGSGGQRVITIVTEGLPLGSLQTALPPSSLGQPLILTVQEGQQVLTVPAGQVAEETLAEDGGDTEEEEEPLAKKQRVEQNVDESKEDEGSSDREVQQLQEVNREAQGFRRQLQQEEQEAEQHQLQLVALEGEQHNGTEETVLEEVAEVDSLVVTSEDIQESVLSMLETEQPTDIAVETVTS from the exons ATGTCCTTGGTGGATCTAGGGAAGaggctgctggaagcagctcGGCAAGGGGAAGATGACGAAGTGCGGAAGCTGATGGCGCGCGGGGCGCCCTTCACCACCGACTGG CTGGGGACCTCCCCTCTTCACCTGGCAGCCCAGCACGGGCACTACTCGACGGCCGAGGTGCTGCTGCGCGCCGGGGTGAGCCGGGACGCCCGCACCAAGGTGGATCGGACCCCGCTGCACATGGCGGCGGCCGACGGGCACGCCCAGGTGGTGGAGCTGCTCATCAGG AGTGGGGCTGATGTGAATGCCAAGGACATGCTGAAGATGACAGCTCTGCACTGGGCCACGGAGCACAACCACCGCGACGTCGTGGAGCTGCTCATCAAGTATGGAGCTGATGTCAACGCCTTCAGCAAGTTTGATAAGTCAGCTTTTGATATTGCTTTGGACAAGAACAATCCAGAGACTCTGGTGATGCTGCAG GAGGCGATGCAGAACCAGGTCAGCTCTCACCCAGAGGGAACAGACTCTGTCACCAACACTGTCACTCTCACCTCACCACTTATTCTTGGACCAGGGGAAATTCTCAGCCTCGCTGGTCTTGTGTCTTcagcaaacaccaaaacaacctCGG CAGGTGACTCTGGGCAGTTTTCCGACGCGACCACCTCGGTGCTGGCCACCCTGGCTGCCCTGGCCGGGGCctccgcgccgcgccgcgccgaCACAG GCAAAGCAGAGGACGTGGAGGCAGCAGATCCTGTCggctctgccctgcagcaggtggTGGGTGGTGGCAGTGGGGGACAACGTGTCATCACCATTGTCACCGAGGGGcttcccctgggcagcctgcaaACAGccctcccccccagcagcctgggccagCCCCTCATCCTCACCGTGCAGGAGGGGCAGCAAG ttttaactgTACCTGCTGGTCAGGTGGCAGAGGAGACACTTGCTGAAGATGGAGGTGacactgaggaggaagaagagccACTGGCCAAGAAACAAAGAGTGGAACAAAATGTAGATGAGTCGAAGGAAGATGAG ggcagctcGGACAGGGaagtgcagcagctgcaggaggtgaaCCGGGAGGCTCAGGGATTCcgcaggcagctccagcaggaggagcaggaggcagagcagcaccagctgcagctggtggcccTGGAGGGGGAGCAGCACAACGGGACAGAGGAGACAGTGCTCGAAGAGGTTGCCGAGGTTGACTCACTGGTGGTAACCTCAGAAGACATCCAGGAATCCGTGCTCTCCATGCTGGAAACGGAGCAGCCGACGGATATCGCCGTGGAAACTGTAACTTCCTAA
- the GABPB2 gene encoding GA-binding protein subunit beta-2 isoform X1 translates to MSLVDLGKRLLEAARQGEDDEVRKLMARGAPFTTDWLGTSPLHLAAQHGHYSTAEVLLRAGVSRDARTKVDRTPLHMAAADGHAQVVELLIRSGADVNAKDMLKMTALHWATEHNHRDVVELLIKYGADVNAFSKFDKSAFDIALDKNNPETLVMLQEAMQNQVSSHPEGTDSVTNTVTLTSPLILGPGEILSLAGLVSSANTKTTSAGDSGQFSDATTSVLATLAALAGASAPRRADTGKAEDVEAADPVGSALQQVVGGGSGGQRVITIVTEGLPLGSLQTALPPSSLGQPLILTVQEGQQVLTVPAGQVAEETLAEDGGDTEEEEEPLAKKQRVEQNVDESKEDEVDTPAGDFAIVGEVWPAGPGRGFCLSALGSSDREVQQLQEVNREAQGFRRQLQQEEQEAEQHQLQLVALEGEQHNGTEETVLEEVAEVDSLVVTSEDIQESVLSMLETEQPTDIAVETVTS, encoded by the exons ATGTCCTTGGTGGATCTAGGGAAGaggctgctggaagcagctcGGCAAGGGGAAGATGACGAAGTGCGGAAGCTGATGGCGCGCGGGGCGCCCTTCACCACCGACTGG CTGGGGACCTCCCCTCTTCACCTGGCAGCCCAGCACGGGCACTACTCGACGGCCGAGGTGCTGCTGCGCGCCGGGGTGAGCCGGGACGCCCGCACCAAGGTGGATCGGACCCCGCTGCACATGGCGGCGGCCGACGGGCACGCCCAGGTGGTGGAGCTGCTCATCAGG AGTGGGGCTGATGTGAATGCCAAGGACATGCTGAAGATGACAGCTCTGCACTGGGCCACGGAGCACAACCACCGCGACGTCGTGGAGCTGCTCATCAAGTATGGAGCTGATGTCAACGCCTTCAGCAAGTTTGATAAGTCAGCTTTTGATATTGCTTTGGACAAGAACAATCCAGAGACTCTGGTGATGCTGCAG GAGGCGATGCAGAACCAGGTCAGCTCTCACCCAGAGGGAACAGACTCTGTCACCAACACTGTCACTCTCACCTCACCACTTATTCTTGGACCAGGGGAAATTCTCAGCCTCGCTGGTCTTGTGTCTTcagcaaacaccaaaacaacctCGG CAGGTGACTCTGGGCAGTTTTCCGACGCGACCACCTCGGTGCTGGCCACCCTGGCTGCCCTGGCCGGGGCctccgcgccgcgccgcgccgaCACAG GCAAAGCAGAGGACGTGGAGGCAGCAGATCCTGTCggctctgccctgcagcaggtggTGGGTGGTGGCAGTGGGGGACAACGTGTCATCACCATTGTCACCGAGGGGcttcccctgggcagcctgcaaACAGccctcccccccagcagcctgggccagCCCCTCATCCTCACCGTGCAGGAGGGGCAGCAAG ttttaactgTACCTGCTGGTCAGGTGGCAGAGGAGACACTTGCTGAAGATGGAGGTGacactgaggaggaagaagagccACTGGCCAAGAAACAAAGAGTGGAACAAAATGTAGATGAGTCGAAGGAAGATGAGGTAGATACTCCTGCTGGTGACTTTGCCATTGTGggagaagtgtggccagcagggccagggaggggattctgcctctctgctctg ggcagctcGGACAGGGaagtgcagcagctgcaggaggtgaaCCGGGAGGCTCAGGGATTCcgcaggcagctccagcaggaggagcaggaggcagagcagcaccagctgcagctggtggcccTGGAGGGGGAGCAGCACAACGGGACAGAGGAGACAGTGCTCGAAGAGGTTGCCGAGGTTGACTCACTGGTGGTAACCTCAGAAGACATCCAGGAATCCGTGCTCTCCATGCTGGAAACGGAGCAGCCGACGGATATCGCCGTGGAAACTGTAACTTCCTAA
- the GABPB2 gene encoding GA-binding protein subunit beta-2 isoform X6 encodes MSLVDLGKRLLEAARQGEDDEVRKLMARGAPFTTDWLGTSPLHLAAQHGHYSTAEVLLRAGVSRDARTKVDRTPLHMAAADGHAQVVELLIRSGADVNAKDMLKMTALHWATEHNHRDVVELLIKYGADVNAFSKFDKSAFDIALDKNNPETLVMLQEAMQNQVSSHPEGTDSVTNTVTLTSPLILGPGEILSLAGLVSSANTKTTSAGDSGQFSDATTSVLATLAALAGASAPRRADTGKAEDVEAADPVGSALQQVVGGGSGGQRVITIVTEGLPLGSLQTALPPSSLGQPLILTVQEGQQVLTVPAGQVAEETLAEDGGDTEEEEEPLAKKQRVEQNVDESKEDELGQGSAAAAGGEPGGSGIPQAAPAGGAGGRAAPAAAGGPGGGAAQRDRGDSARRGCRG; translated from the exons ATGTCCTTGGTGGATCTAGGGAAGaggctgctggaagcagctcGGCAAGGGGAAGATGACGAAGTGCGGAAGCTGATGGCGCGCGGGGCGCCCTTCACCACCGACTGG CTGGGGACCTCCCCTCTTCACCTGGCAGCCCAGCACGGGCACTACTCGACGGCCGAGGTGCTGCTGCGCGCCGGGGTGAGCCGGGACGCCCGCACCAAGGTGGATCGGACCCCGCTGCACATGGCGGCGGCCGACGGGCACGCCCAGGTGGTGGAGCTGCTCATCAGG AGTGGGGCTGATGTGAATGCCAAGGACATGCTGAAGATGACAGCTCTGCACTGGGCCACGGAGCACAACCACCGCGACGTCGTGGAGCTGCTCATCAAGTATGGAGCTGATGTCAACGCCTTCAGCAAGTTTGATAAGTCAGCTTTTGATATTGCTTTGGACAAGAACAATCCAGAGACTCTGGTGATGCTGCAG GAGGCGATGCAGAACCAGGTCAGCTCTCACCCAGAGGGAACAGACTCTGTCACCAACACTGTCACTCTCACCTCACCACTTATTCTTGGACCAGGGGAAATTCTCAGCCTCGCTGGTCTTGTGTCTTcagcaaacaccaaaacaacctCGG CAGGTGACTCTGGGCAGTTTTCCGACGCGACCACCTCGGTGCTGGCCACCCTGGCTGCCCTGGCCGGGGCctccgcgccgcgccgcgccgaCACAG GCAAAGCAGAGGACGTGGAGGCAGCAGATCCTGTCggctctgccctgcagcaggtggTGGGTGGTGGCAGTGGGGGACAACGTGTCATCACCATTGTCACCGAGGGGcttcccctgggcagcctgcaaACAGccctcccccccagcagcctgggccagCCCCTCATCCTCACCGTGCAGGAGGGGCAGCAAG ttttaactgTACCTGCTGGTCAGGTGGCAGAGGAGACACTTGCTGAAGATGGAGGTGacactgaggaggaagaagagccACTGGCCAAGAAACAAAGAGTGGAACAAAATGTAGATGAGTCGAAGGAAGATGAG ctcGGACAGGGaagtgcagcagctgcaggaggtgaaCCGGGAGGCTCAGGGATTCcgcaggcagctccagcaggaggagcaggaggcagagcagcaccagctgcagctggtggcccTGGAGGGGGAGCAGCACAACGGGACAGAGGAGACAGTGCTCGAAGAGGTTGCCGAGGTTGA
- the MLLT11 gene encoding protein AF1q — protein MLDTISSQYDSFIYWRMPIPRLDVAELEGLELGDVTLYKPKAGLGKLTSQRDRLRQDVSDEEDTLLQFNSFNFWRAPIASISSLDFDLI, from the coding sequence ATGCTGGACACCATCAGCAGCCAGTACGACTCCTTCATCTACTGGAGGATGCCGATCCCGCGGCTGGACGTGGCggagctggaggggctggagctcgGTGATGTGACCCTCTACAAACccaaggcagggctgggcaagcTCACCAGCCAGCGGGATCGGCTCCGCCAGGACGTCTCCGACGAAGAGGACACTCTGCTGCAGTTCAACAGCTTTAACTTCTGGCGAGCTCCCATCGCCAGCATTAGCTCCTTAGATTTCGACCTCATTTGA